Proteins from one Ketobacter alkanivorans genomic window:
- a CDS encoding aldehyde dehydrogenase family protein: MYEYTNFYINGQWVLPEQEQTLEVLNPATEQPMGVVSMGTKADVDKAVAAAKAAFPAWSQTSRAQRISYLEAIIQAYQLRLDDIAAAISQEMGAPMWLATAAHAPTGLGHFVQALEVLQQYEFEAVRGQHRLRKEPIGVCGLITPWNWPINQIACKVAPAIAAGCTMVLKPSEVAPIDAMIFAEIIHQAGLPAGVFNLVNGDGTGVGAALTGHPDVDMVSFTGSTRAGVAIAKNAADTVKRVAQELGGKSANIILDDANLESAIVGGVNSCFMNSGQSCNAPTRMLVPASKLAEATAIAKAAGEAVVAGMPEAEGTNIGPVVSEVQFNKIQALIQQGIDEGAELVVGGTGKPAGLETGYFVKPTIFSHVNNQMTIAREEIFGPVLCILPYADEDDAIAIANDTPYGLSAYVSGSQDRAVRVANLLRAGNVHINGAGVDFSCPFGGYKQSGNGREWGKEGFDEYLEVKAILGCQSA; the protein is encoded by the coding sequence GCTGGAAGTTTTGAACCCTGCTACCGAGCAGCCCATGGGTGTGGTCTCCATGGGTACTAAAGCGGATGTGGATAAGGCGGTTGCCGCCGCTAAAGCGGCTTTCCCCGCGTGGTCGCAAACGTCACGGGCGCAGCGCATAAGCTACCTGGAAGCGATTATTCAGGCCTACCAACTTCGCTTGGATGATATCGCTGCCGCCATTTCGCAGGAGATGGGCGCCCCTATGTGGTTGGCGACGGCTGCCCATGCTCCTACGGGGCTCGGACATTTTGTGCAGGCGTTGGAGGTGTTGCAGCAGTACGAGTTTGAGGCGGTGCGTGGCCAGCATCGTTTGCGCAAAGAACCTATCGGTGTGTGTGGCCTTATCACGCCTTGGAACTGGCCTATCAACCAGATCGCATGCAAAGTTGCTCCGGCGATTGCGGCGGGCTGCACAATGGTGCTAAAGCCCAGTGAAGTTGCGCCAATAGATGCGATGATCTTTGCGGAAATTATCCACCAAGCGGGTCTGCCTGCCGGGGTATTCAACTTGGTGAATGGTGATGGTACAGGTGTGGGGGCGGCGCTGACAGGGCATCCCGATGTGGATATGGTGTCGTTCACCGGTAGCACCCGCGCGGGCGTGGCGATCGCAAAAAATGCAGCGGACACCGTTAAACGTGTGGCGCAGGAGCTGGGGGGAAAATCCGCCAATATTATTTTGGATGATGCCAATTTGGAGAGTGCCATTGTGGGTGGTGTTAACAGCTGCTTCATGAATAGTGGCCAAAGCTGTAATGCGCCCACTCGAATGCTGGTGCCAGCCAGTAAGCTTGCTGAGGCCACTGCCATTGCTAAGGCGGCAGGGGAGGCTGTTGTAGCCGGTATGCCGGAAGCAGAGGGCACCAATATCGGCCCGGTTGTGAGCGAGGTTCAGTTCAATAAAATTCAGGCGTTGATCCAGCAAGGTATTGATGAAGGCGCAGAGTTGGTGGTAGGCGGCACCGGCAAACCCGCTGGTTTGGAAACAGGTTACTTTGTGAAACCCACTATTTTCAGTCATGTGAATAATCAGATGACCATTGCCCGTGAAGAAATCTTTGGTCCGGTGTTGTGTATTCTTCCGTACGCTGATGAGGATGACGCTATTGCTATTGCCAATGATACCCCCTATGGGCTTTCTGCTTATGTGTCCGGCAGTCAGGATCGGGCGGTGCGAGTGGCAAATTTGCTGCGGGCGGGTAACGTCCACATCAACGGTGCCGGGGTGGATTTCTCCTGTCCATTCGGGGGCTATAAGCAAAGTGGGAATGGTCGTGAATGGGGCAAAGAAGGCTTCGATGAGTATCTTGAGGTGAAGGCTATTCTGGGCTGCCAGTCGGCTTAA
- a CDS encoding DMT family transporter: protein MLQGYLFAVVAVLIWSGFILVSRFGGIGPLLPADVIAIRYFTCSVLLLPFWLFLYPFNLLNYRLIAAALIGGLGYALCAFQGFQTAPASHAAILLPGLLPLFISLISYFSKSESFTPIKWIGISLISVGIFCLFWYDILTEDGVKGGQLWFVGAALCWGTFSVLIKYWQISPWQATVSLAMVTACVYLPIYIFSMEKNISIQHWQHIALQGFYQGFLATIVQMMCYVQAVRRIGPATMGSMMALVPLIAGFSSIALYNELMSTPLLVCLVLVSGGVWAANLQRTPRQNSAAHS, encoded by the coding sequence GTGTTACAGGGCTATCTGTTTGCAGTCGTAGCGGTGCTGATTTGGAGCGGATTCATTTTAGTATCCCGCTTTGGTGGAATTGGACCACTGCTGCCTGCCGACGTGATAGCCATCCGTTACTTTACCTGTTCTGTGCTGCTGCTTCCCTTTTGGTTGTTCCTCTATCCATTTAACTTACTCAACTACCGATTGATCGCTGCCGCGTTAATTGGTGGCCTTGGCTACGCACTTTGCGCATTCCAGGGGTTTCAAACGGCACCCGCCTCCCACGCTGCCATTTTACTGCCTGGTTTGCTGCCGCTATTTATTTCTCTGATCAGTTATTTTTCCAAAAGTGAATCCTTCACCCCTATAAAGTGGATTGGCATCAGCCTGATCAGTGTCGGTATTTTCTGTTTGTTCTGGTATGACATACTGACTGAGGATGGAGTGAAAGGAGGGCAACTCTGGTTTGTGGGCGCAGCTCTATGCTGGGGAACCTTTTCAGTACTGATAAAATATTGGCAAATCTCTCCTTGGCAGGCCACCGTTAGCCTGGCGATGGTGACTGCGTGCGTCTACTTGCCAATTTATATTTTCAGCATGGAGAAAAACATCAGCATACAACACTGGCAGCACATTGCCCTGCAAGGCTTTTATCAAGGGTTTCTTGCCACCATCGTACAAATGATGTGTTACGTACAAGCGGTGCGCCGGATTGGGCCTGCAACCATGGGATCAATGATGGCACTGGTTCCACTGATCGCAGGGTTCTCTTCCATAGCGCTCTATAACGAGCTCATGAGCACCCCATTATTGGTGTGTCTGGTACTGGTGAGCGGTGGGGTGTGGGCAGCCAATTTGCAGCGCACACCCCGACAGAACTCAGCTGCCCACAGCTAA
- a CDS encoding ABC1 kinase family protein, which yields MDTSTPLQSGHRNEGLKAWLNVMNASVSALEQTLWQGRELAEQALSTLKKVGVSAEQAKEDYDALALEAAQWPARVKRMKETGWMLTRITSSYRLWGIKSAFISRKNTPAALAKLHRRNARLFRDVSLNQGGAFLKVGQLLSARADILPKPWVEELRVLQDQASPIEYDAVREVIESELGDSLEALFKEFDPTPIAAASIGQVHRARLHSGQDVAVKIQRPGLEQVIDLDMTLMKLFTNSIASMLPPTDLDTITNEIERTIREELDYRFEANSMATVGEFLLDVSQVQVPRPVHSHCSKRVLVSNFVIGTPLMAELDKRQQEGDDKGVADLLGRLLDLYLRQVLQAGIFQADPHPGNLLVTPENDLVLLDFGCTMVLSETFRDGYSKVLGAALMGERKTMATELKGMGFETRSGKPDTLLAFADALLSQIQRTAFEMSSDKPEWPSSSDILAQAKGLLEQAESDPVDKLPAEFIMLARVFTTLGGLFVHYKPRIDVNAYLFPHLVGPALSQVF from the coding sequence ATGGATACATCTACCCCGCTGCAATCAGGCCACCGTAATGAAGGCCTGAAAGCCTGGCTGAACGTAATGAATGCATCCGTTTCCGCATTGGAACAAACCCTTTGGCAGGGGCGTGAATTGGCAGAGCAGGCGCTCTCAACGCTTAAAAAAGTCGGCGTGAGTGCCGAGCAGGCGAAAGAGGATTACGATGCCCTAGCCCTTGAAGCGGCGCAGTGGCCAGCCCGGGTTAAGCGCATGAAGGAGACCGGCTGGATGCTCACCCGCATCACCAGCAGTTACCGCCTGTGGGGTATAAAGTCAGCCTTTATCTCTCGCAAAAACACCCCGGCAGCACTGGCAAAACTACATCGCCGCAACGCCCGATTGTTTCGTGACGTATCCCTGAATCAAGGCGGAGCATTCCTTAAAGTAGGACAACTGTTATCTGCGCGCGCCGATATTTTACCCAAGCCCTGGGTAGAGGAGTTGCGTGTACTGCAAGACCAGGCATCGCCAATTGAATACGATGCCGTGCGCGAAGTGATCGAGAGCGAATTGGGCGATTCGCTGGAAGCTCTGTTTAAGGAGTTTGACCCCACGCCCATTGCCGCAGCCAGCATTGGCCAGGTGCATCGCGCCCGATTGCATAGCGGCCAGGATGTGGCTGTAAAAATTCAACGCCCCGGCCTGGAGCAGGTAATTGATCTGGATATGACCTTGATGAAGCTGTTCACCAACAGCATCGCATCCATGCTCCCGCCCACCGATCTGGATACTATTACCAACGAAATCGAACGAACTATTCGTGAAGAACTGGATTATCGCTTTGAAGCCAACTCCATGGCGACCGTCGGTGAGTTTTTGCTGGATGTGAGCCAGGTTCAGGTGCCGCGCCCTGTGCACAGCCACTGCAGCAAGCGTGTGTTGGTGAGCAACTTCGTAATCGGCACGCCACTGATGGCAGAACTGGATAAACGCCAACAGGAAGGTGACGATAAGGGCGTTGCCGACTTGCTGGGCAGACTTCTGGACTTGTATCTGCGTCAGGTACTGCAAGCAGGAATATTTCAGGCAGACCCACACCCCGGCAACTTGCTGGTCACCCCTGAAAACGATCTGGTACTGCTGGATTTTGGCTGCACCATGGTGCTCTCCGAGACCTTCCGCGATGGTTATTCCAAGGTATTGGGCGCAGCTCTGATGGGTGAGCGCAAAACCATGGCCACCGAACTGAAAGGCATGGGGTTTGAAACTCGTAGTGGCAAGCCCGATACCTTGCTGGCCTTTGCTGATGCTCTGCTGTCACAGATCCAGCGCACCGCTTTTGAAATGAGCAGCGATAAGCCGGAGTGGCCAAGCTCCAGCGATATTCTGGCTCAGGCAAAAGGCCTGCTTGAGCAAGCCGAGTCGGATCCGGTGGACAAACTTCCTGCAGAGTTTATTATGTTGGCCAGAGTTTTCACCACGCTGGGTGGACTTTTTGTTCACTACAAACCCAGAATTGATGTGAATGCCTACTTGTTTCCCCATTTAGTGGGGCCGGCTCTCAGCCAGGTATTCTGA
- a CDS encoding ribbon-helix-helix protein, CopG family, with product MPAKPPEKPDNSNRKLGGRRGRKPAAAEERKDRVVQARVPEDLETTLKEAAEKRRMSVSHLIRNVLEDTFTLVDHIVADSSALVGQVSRDARRVAASVRGEGDPKKASAEELLESVDAWQDVVVNKACLCVECNKELKRGQRAYRGLSALQAKDMPPVWLCPDCLEQL from the coding sequence TTGCCTGCAAAACCACCTGAAAAACCAGACAATTCCAACCGCAAGCTTGGCGGTCGTCGTGGCCGTAAACCGGCTGCGGCCGAAGAACGTAAAGACCGCGTGGTCCAGGCGCGAGTCCCTGAGGATCTGGAGACCACACTGAAAGAGGCGGCAGAAAAGCGTCGCATGTCTGTGTCACACCTGATCCGTAATGTGCTGGAAGACACCTTCACATTGGTTGACCATATTGTCGCGGATTCCAGTGCCCTGGTAGGGCAGGTGAGCCGGGATGCCCGGCGCGTTGCAGCCAGTGTCCGGGGTGAAGGCGACCCCAAAAAAGCCTCTGCTGAGGAACTGCTGGAAAGCGTGGATGCCTGGCAGGATGTGGTCGTGAACAAGGCCTGTCTGTGCGTAGAATGCAATAAAGAATTGAAACGAGGTCAGCGCGCCTATCGGGGTCTGAGCGCCCTGCAGGCCAAGGATATGCCACCTGTGTGGCTATGCCCTGACTGCCTCGAGCAGCTTTAG
- a CDS encoding MBL fold metallo-hydrolase: MNEAKLLIDTGRQLTRHGEPVLFREGLYQVSENCYGWMVPNGSWGETNIGLIDCGGKSVLVDTCWDLHFTREMLKGMQPVIECSPIDTVINTHSDGDHCWGNQLFSNKNIIATQACIDQMHHMNPRSLSALKLGCKAMKHIPFASVDCFSHYMADMLAPYEFGGVHITDPTMAFQHEHTLCINGKDIVLYEVGPGHTNGDAIVYVPDESVAYAGDIAFIGSTPVMWSGPVENLVAALERLLALNASIMVPGHGPLASRRDIQHIIDYWHFVHEKIHALYQQDRLPHDAANLVLSSREFLESPYCKWSCAERLVTNAYALYRQWGAKLATLPDPLGTLDILRKQAVVAQSTLGW; the protein is encoded by the coding sequence ATGAATGAAGCCAAATTACTGATCGATACCGGTCGACAACTCACACGTCACGGTGAACCGGTTCTATTCCGAGAAGGCCTGTATCAAGTAAGCGAAAACTGTTATGGCTGGATGGTACCCAATGGGTCATGGGGTGAAACCAATATTGGGCTGATTGATTGCGGCGGCAAAAGTGTATTGGTGGATACCTGTTGGGATCTTCACTTCACCCGCGAAATGTTAAAAGGCATGCAACCGGTCATTGAATGCTCACCAATCGACACAGTGATCAATACTCACTCTGATGGTGACCACTGCTGGGGCAATCAGTTATTCAGCAATAAAAATATTATCGCGACTCAAGCTTGTATCGACCAGATGCATCACATGAACCCGAGATCCCTGAGCGCACTTAAGCTTGGCTGCAAAGCGATGAAACATATTCCGTTTGCATCCGTAGATTGCTTTTCCCATTACATGGCTGACATGCTGGCCCCGTATGAGTTCGGTGGGGTGCACATAACCGATCCAACCATGGCTTTTCAGCATGAACACACTTTATGCATCAACGGCAAGGATATTGTGTTGTATGAAGTGGGGCCGGGGCACACCAATGGTGATGCCATTGTGTATGTGCCCGACGAAAGCGTTGCATACGCTGGTGATATAGCTTTTATCGGCTCAACACCCGTCATGTGGAGCGGGCCGGTCGAAAACCTAGTGGCCGCTTTAGAGCGCTTACTGGCCTTGAACGCTAGCATCATGGTACCCGGTCATGGGCCGTTGGCCTCGCGCCGCGATATTCAACACATCATTGATTACTGGCATTTTGTCCACGAAAAAATCCACGCGCTCTATCAACAGGACAGGCTTCCTCATGATGCAGCCAACCTGGTTTTAAGCAGCCGTGAATTTTTAGAATCGCCCTACTGCAAATGGAGTTGTGCTGAGCGTTTAGTTACCAATGCTTACGCACTCTACCGACAGTGGGGAGCCAAACTGGCCACCTTACCGGACCCACTTGGCACGTTAGACATCCTGCGAAAGCAGGCAGTGGTTGCGCAGTCCACTTTAGGCTGGTAG
- a CDS encoding fumarylacetoacetate hydrolase family protein, translating to MKFKRIKLGDEAHLAVEHNQRWYRIDLLPGLCLGQATLLDLLRDWPEWRPKFQSALASADLPGAEISSDYPACLPFIPLSLRDFMLSETHAVNAARGFVKHFMAKVLPVIKAFEGVTKAPFPALKPKAIWYRQPIYYFSNHLNMATEGHPIHWPSYTGYLDYELELAFVLVKPLFNATPEQAMDAIGGFMVLNDFSARDVQLEEMRSGFGPQKSKHFINAMSDTVVTADEVLPCVNNLQAEVRINGHTVSHSTTADFQHSIVDILIHASKDERLHPGEVFATGTLPNGCAMENDHWLKPGDTIELWIERVGSLSNTINSPTKDGKA from the coding sequence TTGAAGTTCAAACGCATTAAACTGGGCGATGAAGCCCATCTGGCTGTTGAGCACAATCAGCGCTGGTACCGCATAGATCTGCTTCCTGGCCTTTGTTTGGGGCAGGCGACTTTGTTGGATCTGCTCAGAGATTGGCCCGAATGGAGGCCCAAATTTCAATCTGCCCTTGCTTCAGCCGACTTACCAGGTGCCGAAATATCCAGCGACTATCCAGCCTGCTTACCTTTTATCCCACTTTCGCTGCGAGACTTCATGCTGTCAGAAACCCATGCGGTGAATGCCGCACGAGGGTTTGTTAAGCATTTCATGGCCAAAGTACTACCCGTCATAAAAGCCTTTGAAGGCGTAACCAAAGCCCCGTTCCCTGCGCTGAAGCCGAAAGCCATCTGGTATCGTCAACCTATCTATTATTTCAGCAATCATCTAAATATGGCGACCGAAGGCCATCCCATCCATTGGCCCTCTTATACTGGCTATCTGGATTACGAATTGGAGTTGGCGTTCGTACTGGTTAAACCGCTATTTAATGCCACACCCGAGCAAGCTATGGATGCCATTGGCGGCTTTATGGTGCTGAATGATTTCAGTGCGCGAGATGTGCAGTTGGAAGAAATGCGCAGCGGCTTTGGACCGCAAAAATCCAAGCATTTTATCAATGCTATGTCCGATACGGTTGTAACCGCCGATGAAGTCTTGCCTTGCGTAAACAACCTGCAAGCCGAGGTTAGAATCAACGGCCATACCGTTAGCCATTCAACTACGGCGGATTTTCAGCACAGCATTGTCGACATTCTGATACATGCATCCAAAGACGAAAGGCTTCACCCGGGTGAGGTCTTCGCCACAGGCACACTACCCAATGGCTGCGCCATGGAGAATGATCATTGGCTCAAACCTGGCGATACCATTGAACTTTGGATTGAGCGCGTCGGCTCGCTAAGCAATACCATCAACAGCCCCACCAAGGACGGAAAAGCCTAA
- a CDS encoding SDR family oxidoreductase: protein MTNKVAVITGANSGIGKETAKALAQQGVAVVMGCRDADRAETARQEIAAESDNSNVVVIPLDLASLQSVRDFVAEFGRQYDHLDLLINNAGLFPFKKQITQDGYETQFGVNHLGHFLLTHLLMPRLQKAEQARVINVASMIHHLGKIDFDSFRGETRYSPLGAYGQSKLANVLFTRELAKRCKGTSVTAYSLHPGAVGTNIAGRGLVRRTLYKLLGGYLTPARGAKTSIYLATAPGIESTSGSYYDEYCKVKPGSKRSRDAALAERLWQVSAQLLGLDAA from the coding sequence ATGACCAACAAGGTAGCCGTGATCACCGGGGCTAACAGTGGTATCGGAAAAGAGACGGCAAAGGCCCTGGCGCAACAGGGGGTTGCTGTTGTGATGGGGTGCCGGGACGCAGACAGGGCGGAGACTGCACGGCAGGAGATCGCGGCTGAAAGCGATAATTCGAACGTGGTGGTGATCCCGTTGGATTTGGCATCGCTGCAATCAGTGCGCGATTTTGTTGCCGAGTTTGGGCGCCAGTACGATCACCTTGATCTGTTGATCAACAACGCGGGGCTGTTTCCCTTCAAAAAGCAAATAACCCAAGATGGCTATGAAACTCAATTTGGCGTGAATCATCTGGGGCACTTTCTGCTGACACACTTACTCATGCCACGGTTGCAGAAGGCAGAGCAGGCGCGGGTGATTAACGTTGCGTCTATGATCCATCACCTGGGTAAGATCGATTTCGACAGTTTTCGTGGCGAAACGCGTTATTCTCCCTTGGGCGCTTATGGGCAGTCAAAGTTGGCCAATGTGTTGTTCACCCGAGAGCTGGCCAAGCGCTGCAAAGGCACTAGTGTGACCGCCTACAGCTTGCACCCCGGCGCAGTGGGAACCAATATTGCCGGTCGAGGCCTTGTGCGCAGGACCCTGTACAAACTACTTGGCGGTTACCTGACACCTGCCCGTGGTGCTAAAACCAGTATCTACTTGGCGACCGCGCCCGGTATTGAATCCACCAGTGGCAGCTACTATGACGAGTATTGCAAAGTGAAACCAGGCTCAAAGCGTTCCCGCGATGCAGCGCTGGCGGAACGCCTGTGGCAAGTGAGCGCGCAGTTGTTAGGGTTGGATGCCGCCTGA
- a CDS encoding DEAD/DEAH box helicase: MTSLHDIPLNTLLLSATDKLGYTQATDVQQAAIPQALEGKDLLVSAQTGSGKTAAFLLPVLHRLLAIQSPYKVSRALILLPTRELAMQTQEHLQQLASFTHIKAGLIIGGESFKDQIAVLGKKPEVIIATPGRLVEHIQSDYDLSSIEILVLDEADRMLQMGFADDMKLIAERCNSKRQNLLFSATLDHEKLVRISEGFNEPVTIEVHSQKQDHANIVQQMVLADDRKHKEKLTFALIEEEQPAKAFVFCSNRVECEQVSSFLRYKKLKVSYIHGELNQSLRKKVMTELRQDRIQVLVATDLAARGLDIAGVDLVINFSVARSGDDYAHRIGRTGRADSNGKAVSLISALEWNKMSSIERYLKVRLERRVVKELKAEYTGPKKLKNSGKAAGKKKKKK; the protein is encoded by the coding sequence GTGACATCATTACACGACATACCACTTAATACACTGCTGCTCAGTGCCACAGACAAGCTAGGATACACTCAGGCAACCGATGTGCAGCAGGCCGCCATTCCACAAGCGTTGGAGGGCAAGGATTTGCTGGTGTCGGCTCAAACCGGTAGTGGTAAAACAGCCGCGTTCCTGCTGCCTGTGCTGCATAGACTGTTGGCCATTCAATCACCTTATAAGGTCTCCCGCGCCCTGATTTTGTTGCCGACTCGTGAATTGGCCATGCAAACCCAGGAGCATCTGCAGCAACTGGCATCTTTCACTCACATCAAGGCTGGCCTAATCATTGGTGGGGAGTCCTTTAAAGATCAGATTGCCGTTCTGGGTAAAAAGCCTGAAGTGATTATTGCCACGCCCGGTCGATTGGTAGAGCACATTCAGTCTGATTATGATTTAAGTAGTATTGAAATTTTGGTACTTGATGAAGCCGATCGAATGTTGCAGATGGGCTTTGCGGATGACATGAAATTAATCGCTGAACGCTGTAATTCAAAGCGTCAGAATCTGCTGTTCTCTGCCACACTTGATCATGAAAAGCTTGTTCGTATCAGTGAAGGTTTTAATGAGCCTGTCACGATTGAAGTTCACTCACAAAAGCAGGATCACGCTAACATTGTTCAACAGATGGTGTTGGCGGACGATCGAAAGCACAAAGAAAAGCTCACGTTCGCCCTGATCGAAGAAGAACAACCTGCCAAAGCATTTGTGTTCTGCAGCAACCGGGTGGAGTGCGAACAAGTCAGTAGTTTTCTGCGCTATAAAAAATTAAAAGTAAGTTATATCCATGGTGAGTTAAATCAAAGCCTGCGCAAAAAGGTGATGACAGAGTTGCGCCAGGATCGCATTCAGGTATTGGTGGCAACGGATCTTGCCGCTCGCGGGCTGGATATCGCCGGGGTAGATTTGGTGATTAATTTTTCTGTGGCCCGGTCGGGCGATGATTATGCACACCGAATAGGCCGTACTGGCAGGGCAGACAGTAATGGCAAGGCCGTTTCGCTGATATCGGCTTTGGAGTGGAATAAAATGTCCAGCATTGAGCGCTATTTGAAGGTCCGCTTGGAGCGCCGCGTGGTTAAAGAGTTGAAGGCAGAATATACGGGGCCCAAGAAATTGAAGAACTCCGGTAAAGCTGCAGGCAAGAAGAAAAAGAAAAAATAG
- the rpoD gene encoding RNA polymerase sigma factor RpoD has protein sequence MTSNTAQQKSQLKQLITKGKEQGFLTYAEVNDHLPADITDPDQIEDIIGMINDMGIPVHEVAPETDELLLNDNANSTDEDAAEEAAAALASVESEPGRTTDPVRMYMREMGTVELLTREGEIVIAKRIEEGIREVMHALAYWPGCIDAVLSEYRRVTENEEGRLSEVLSGFISDVDDIAAPTPIQDKKPEAASDSDDDDEDDDSDDDDEDEVSNEIDPELAKEQFGELESLYKKAEAAIAKHGRESKRAETALNKLADHFVTFKLVPRLFDMVESEIRDTLVAIRASERTIMNNCIRLAKMPRKEFIKSFPGNEVDLEWIDPHIAAGKAYSEGLANVRPDVLRAQRRMVQLQEHIGLTIPEIKEVNRRMSIGEAKARRAKKEMVEANLRLVISIAKKYTNRGLQFLDLIQEGNIGLMKAVDKFEYRRGYKFSTYATWWIRQAITRSIADQARTIRIPVHMIETINKLNRVSRQMLQEMGREPTPEELGVRLEMPEDKVRKVLKIAKEPISMETPIGDDEDSHLGDFIEDATIDSPVDSATIEGLQEATREVLAGLTAREAKVLSMRFGIDMNTDHTLEEVGKQFDVTRERIRQIEAKALRKLRHPSRSEHLRSFLDSEN, from the coding sequence ATGACCTCCAATACCGCACAGCAAAAGTCCCAGCTAAAACAACTAATTACCAAGGGAAAGGAGCAAGGCTTCCTGACCTACGCCGAGGTGAACGATCACCTCCCGGCAGACATCACCGATCCAGATCAGATCGAAGATATCATCGGCATGATCAACGACATGGGTATTCCAGTCCACGAAGTGGCACCGGAAACCGATGAATTGTTGCTCAACGACAACGCCAACAGCACCGACGAGGACGCAGCTGAAGAAGCCGCCGCCGCGCTGGCCTCTGTTGAAAGCGAGCCAGGCAGAACCACTGACCCCGTGCGCATGTACATGCGTGAGATGGGCACAGTCGAACTGCTGACCCGTGAAGGCGAAATCGTGATCGCCAAGCGTATCGAAGAAGGCATTCGAGAAGTCATGCATGCCCTGGCCTACTGGCCCGGCTGTATTGATGCCGTGCTGTCTGAATATCGCCGCGTTACCGAGAACGAAGAAGGCAGACTGTCTGAAGTGCTGTCTGGATTCATCTCTGACGTTGACGACATCGCCGCCCCTACCCCCATCCAGGACAAAAAGCCTGAAGCGGCCAGCGACAGCGATGATGATGACGAAGACGACGATAGCGATGATGATGACGAAGATGAAGTCAGCAACGAGATCGACCCGGAGCTAGCGAAAGAGCAGTTTGGTGAACTGGAGTCCCTTTACAAAAAAGCGGAAGCCGCCATCGCCAAACATGGCCGCGAGTCCAAACGCGCCGAAACCGCCCTGAACAAACTGGCAGACCATTTTGTTACCTTCAAACTGGTACCCCGTCTGTTCGACATGGTTGAAAGTGAAATTCGTGACACTCTGGTCGCCATCCGCGCCTCCGAACGCACTATCATGAACAACTGTATCCGTCTGGCCAAAATGCCACGGAAAGAGTTCATTAAAAGCTTCCCAGGCAATGAAGTTGACCTGGAGTGGATCGACCCTCACATCGCTGCAGGCAAAGCCTACTCCGAAGGGCTCGCCAATGTGCGCCCTGACGTACTGCGGGCGCAACGCCGTATGGTACAGCTTCAAGAGCACATCGGCCTGACCATTCCTGAGATCAAGGAAGTCAATCGCCGCATGTCTATCGGTGAAGCCAAGGCTCGCCGCGCCAAGAAGGAAATGGTAGAGGCCAACCTGCGTCTGGTTATCTCCATAGCCAAAAAATACACCAACCGTGGATTGCAGTTCCTCGATCTGATTCAGGAAGGCAACATCGGCTTGATGAAAGCGGTAGACAAGTTCGAATACCGTCGTGGTTACAAGTTCTCCACCTATGCTACCTGGTGGATTCGTCAGGCCATCACCCGCTCCATTGCGGACCAGGCTCGCACCATTCGTATTCCGGTGCACATGATCGAAACCATCAACAAGCTGAACCGGGTATCCCGCCAGATGCTGCAGGAAATGGGCCGCGAGCCCACCCCTGAAGAATTAGGTGTGCGCCTGGAGATGCCGGAAGACAAGGTACGTAAAGTTCTCAAAATCGCGAAAGAGCCTATCTCCATGGAAACCCCCATCGGTGATGACGAAGACTCGCATTTGGGTGACTTTATCGAGGATGCCACCATTGATTCGCCAGTGGATTCGGCAACTATCGAAGGCCTGCAGGAAGCAACCCGCGAAGTACTGGCCGGCCTCACCGCCCGTGAAGCCAAGGTACTGAGCATGCGCTTCGGCATCGACATGAACACCGACCACACTTTGGAAGAAGTGGGCAAACAGTTTGATGTAACCCGTGAACGGATTCGTCAGATCGAAGCCAAAGCACTGCGTAAACTGCGGCACCCCAGCCGCTCCGAACACTTGCGCAGCTTCCTGGACAGCGAAAACTAA